In a genomic window of Shouchella clausii:
- the hrcA gene encoding heat-inducible transcriptional repressor HrcA: MLTERQLLVLHAIVDDYVRSAEPVGSRSISKREDIPYSPATIRNEMADLEELGFLEKPHSSAGRVPSQQGYRYYVDHLLSPHRLTVAERAGLSRLTTARLQAMEEVFQESARILSEMTSYVSIVLGPESINERLRHIQIIPMSNQKAVVILVSENGHVENRLVQVDENVTPSDLERTVNLLNERLVGTPLSSLQRKLNTELAQLFKAHINNYEHILHMLQQSMVPASGEKLFFSGKTNLMEQPEFQDVEKMRLLYKTLEEENLLQKWLRAQQTDGLHVSIGQENELEAFEFCSVITASYAIDGRHVGTLGVIGPTRMEYKRMIKVVDSLSKDLTKRLTGFER; this comes from the coding sequence ATGTTAACGGAAAGACAACTGTTGGTGTTACATGCGATCGTTGACGACTATGTTCGCTCTGCTGAGCCGGTTGGTTCGCGCAGCATCTCGAAACGAGAGGATATCCCATACAGTCCAGCAACGATTCGGAACGAAATGGCTGATCTCGAAGAACTGGGATTTTTGGAAAAACCCCATAGTTCAGCTGGCCGTGTCCCCTCTCAACAAGGGTACCGGTACTATGTCGACCATTTATTGTCGCCGCACCGTTTGACTGTAGCTGAGCGAGCTGGCCTTTCCAGGCTGACAACAGCCAGGCTCCAGGCAATGGAAGAGGTATTCCAAGAATCGGCGCGGATTTTGTCAGAAATGACTAGCTATGTGTCGATTGTACTTGGCCCAGAATCGATAAATGAACGTTTGCGCCATATACAAATCATCCCGATGAGCAACCAAAAGGCTGTTGTGATCCTTGTAAGCGAAAACGGGCATGTTGAAAACAGGCTTGTCCAAGTGGATGAAAATGTTACGCCTTCCGATTTAGAGCGGACGGTCAATTTGTTAAATGAGCGCCTCGTTGGCACGCCGTTGTCTTCTTTGCAACGGAAGTTGAATACAGAACTTGCCCAACTTTTTAAAGCGCATATTAACAACTACGAACATATACTCCATATGCTTCAGCAGTCAATGGTTCCCGCTTCTGGAGAGAAACTATTCTTCTCAGGGAAAACCAATTTAATGGAACAGCCTGAATTTCAAGATGTTGAGAAAATGAGGCTTCTCTATAAAACACTTGAAGAGGAAAATTTATTGCAAAAGTGGCTGCGCGCACAACAAACAGATGGGCTCCATGTTTCGATTGGCCAAGAAAACGAACTGGAAGCGTTCGAGTTTTGCAGTGTCATTACAGCGTCTTATGCGATTGACGGCCGCCATGTCGGGACGCTAGGCGTGATCGGTCCGACAAGAATGGAATATAAGCGGATGATTAAAGTGGTTGACTCCTTGTCGAAAGACTTGACAAAGCGGTTAACTGGTTTTGAACGTTAG
- the hemW gene encoding radical SAM family heme chaperone HemW yields MSHSLYVHIPFCEHICHYCDFNKVFIENQPVDAYIDALIEEMKQARSRRRDGLVKTIYVGGGTPTALTAIQLERLFSAIESLFDLSELEEWTVEVNPDSADEDKLGVMKRYGVNRLSIGAQTFNQKLLTDIGRTHSPEGVEQAVRKARSLGFTNLSIDLMLGLPNQSVADFERSVDRALSLDVEHISAYALKIEKQTVFYNRYKKGQLHLPPEDDDVAMYELLKEKTAAAGLNQYEISNFGKPGYESKHNLVYWRNEPYAGFGAGASGYENQVRYQNINPVAKYIEAVWATGEPRLRTHVVSRAECLEEAVFLGLRIRSGVNKADFFARYGLEVESLFAKEIAEGKRKGLLEENDHVIRLTENGLLLGNEAFALFVAVLEDSELQDDH; encoded by the coding sequence GTGAGCCACTCGCTATATGTGCATATTCCGTTTTGTGAACATATCTGTCATTATTGTGATTTTAATAAAGTATTTATTGAAAACCAGCCTGTCGATGCCTACATTGACGCTTTAATTGAAGAAATGAAACAAGCCCGAAGCCGTCGAAGAGATGGCCTAGTGAAGACGATTTATGTTGGTGGGGGCACGCCGACAGCATTAACGGCTATACAACTAGAACGACTGTTTTCAGCGATAGAGAGCCTTTTTGATTTAAGCGAACTCGAAGAATGGACAGTTGAAGTGAACCCAGACAGCGCTGATGAGGATAAGCTCGGAGTTATGAAACGTTACGGTGTCAACCGCTTAAGCATAGGCGCGCAAACATTCAACCAAAAGCTGTTAACAGATATTGGGCGAACCCATTCGCCCGAAGGGGTGGAGCAAGCTGTTCGCAAGGCCCGTTCATTAGGATTTACTAATCTATCTATTGATTTAATGCTCGGCTTGCCAAACCAATCAGTTGCAGACTTTGAACGCTCAGTCGATCGCGCTTTGTCCTTAGACGTAGAACATATTTCCGCTTACGCTTTAAAAATTGAAAAACAGACTGTCTTTTATAACCGTTACAAAAAAGGGCAGCTCCACTTGCCCCCTGAAGACGATGATGTAGCGATGTATGAGCTGCTTAAGGAAAAAACAGCAGCAGCTGGCCTTAACCAGTATGAAATTAGCAATTTCGGCAAACCTGGCTATGAGAGCAAACATAATCTTGTCTATTGGCGCAATGAACCATACGCTGGTTTTGGTGCCGGTGCTTCTGGCTATGAAAATCAAGTGCGCTACCAAAATATCAATCCCGTTGCAAAATATATTGAGGCTGTGTGGGCTACTGGAGAGCCGCGGTTGCGAACCCATGTCGTCAGTCGGGCCGAGTGTTTAGAAGAAGCTGTTTTTTTAGGGCTCCGTATTCGTAGCGGTGTAAATAAAGCTGATTTTTTTGCGCGTTATGGGTTAGAAGTGGAGTCGCTGTTTGCCAAAGAAATCGCAGAAGGGAAACGAAAAGGGCTGCTAGAAGAAAACGACCACGTTATTCGTCTGACAGAAAATGGATTGTTGCTTGGGAATGAAGCATTTGCATTGTTTGTGGCTGTTTTAGAAGACAGCGAGCTGCAAGACGATCATTAA
- the lepA gene encoding translation elongation factor 4 → MNNDQRLERQSRIRNFSIIAHIDHGKSTLADRILERTGALTDREMKEQALDAMDLERERGITIKLNAVQLKYKAKDGNEYIFHLIDTPGHVDFTYEVSRSLAACEGALLIVDSAQGIEAQTLANVYLALDNDLEILPVINKIDLPSAEPERVKKEVEDVIGLDASDAVLASAKNGIGIEDILEQVVEKVPAPAGDPTAPLKALIFDSLYDPYRGVIAYIRIVEGTVRPGEKIRMMQTGKEFEVNEVGVFTPKAVKCEELTVGDVGFLTAAIKNVSDSRVGDTITSAVNPAPEALPGYRRMNPMVYCGLYPIDTNDYNDLREALERLELNDASLQYEPETSQALGFGFRCGFLGLLHMEIIQERIEREFGISLITTAPSVIYHVTLTDGNTIQIDNPTNMPDPQKMDHVEEPYVKSTVMVPNDYVGAVMELCQSKRGIFVDMQYLDENRVQIIYEIPLSEIVYDFFDQLKSNTKGYASFDYELIGYRQSKLVKMDILLNGEKVDALSVIVHRDSAYERGKVIVEKLKELIPRQQFEVPVQASIGTKIIARSTIKAIRKNVLAKCYGGDISRKRKLLEKQKEGKKRMKAVGNVEIPQEAFMAVLRMDDK, encoded by the coding sequence ATGAACAACGACCAACGACTTGAGCGGCAGTCGAGAATCCGAAATTTCTCGATTATCGCCCATATTGACCACGGGAAATCAACATTGGCAGACCGCATCCTTGAAAGGACCGGGGCATTGACTGACCGTGAAATGAAAGAACAAGCGCTTGATGCAATGGACTTGGAACGCGAGCGTGGCATAACGATTAAGCTAAACGCAGTCCAATTGAAATACAAAGCCAAAGATGGAAACGAGTATATTTTTCATTTAATTGATACGCCAGGACATGTCGATTTTACTTATGAAGTGTCCCGCAGCCTCGCTGCTTGTGAAGGGGCGCTTCTTATCGTTGATAGCGCCCAAGGAATTGAGGCGCAAACACTCGCCAACGTTTACTTGGCATTAGACAATGACTTGGAAATTTTGCCTGTAATTAATAAAATCGACTTGCCAAGCGCAGAGCCAGAACGTGTGAAAAAAGAAGTGGAAGACGTCATTGGCCTTGATGCTTCCGATGCTGTACTGGCTTCTGCCAAAAATGGCATCGGCATTGAAGACATCTTGGAACAGGTCGTTGAGAAAGTGCCTGCCCCTGCTGGCGATCCAACGGCACCGCTTAAAGCGTTAATATTTGACTCGCTCTATGATCCATACCGTGGCGTCATTGCTTATATCCGTATCGTCGAGGGCACCGTTCGTCCAGGCGAAAAAATTAGGATGATGCAAACAGGGAAGGAATTTGAAGTGAATGAAGTTGGCGTATTCACGCCAAAAGCAGTCAAATGCGAAGAATTAACTGTAGGTGATGTAGGCTTTTTAACGGCAGCGATCAAAAATGTCAGCGACTCTCGTGTCGGCGACACGATAACAAGCGCCGTCAATCCAGCACCAGAGGCATTGCCTGGCTATCGTCGGATGAATCCGATGGTCTATTGCGGCCTTTATCCAATCGATACAAATGATTACAACGATCTACGCGAGGCGTTGGAACGCCTCGAGCTGAATGATGCTTCTCTCCAGTATGAACCAGAAACGTCACAAGCACTTGGTTTTGGTTTCCGCTGCGGCTTTTTAGGGTTGCTTCACATGGAAATTATTCAGGAGCGGATTGAACGGGAATTTGGGATTTCCTTAATTACGACAGCGCCATCGGTTATTTACCATGTGACGCTTACAGACGGCAATACGATTCAGATTGACAACCCGACAAATATGCCTGATCCCCAAAAAATGGACCATGTCGAAGAGCCGTATGTCAAATCGACTGTGATGGTGCCTAATGACTATGTTGGTGCAGTCATGGAGCTTTGCCAAAGCAAGCGCGGCATTTTTGTGGACATGCAGTATTTGGATGAAAACCGCGTACAAATCATTTATGAGATCCCTTTATCGGAAATTGTCTACGATTTCTTTGATCAATTGAAATCGAATACGAAAGGGTATGCCTCTTTTGATTATGAACTGATCGGCTACAGACAATCAAAATTAGTGAAAATGGACATTTTATTGAACGGCGAGAAAGTTGACGCCTTGTCCGTCATTGTCCACCGCGATTCTGCTTATGAACGAGGGAAAGTGATCGTCGAAAAACTGAAAGAGTTAATTCCGCGCCAGCAATTTGAAGTGCCTGTCCAAGCAAGTATTGGCACAAAAATTATCGCTCGTTCGACGATCAAAGCAATCCGCAAAAATGTGTTAGCTAAATGTTATGGCGGCGACATTTCCCGTAAACGAAAGCTTCTTGAAAAGCAAAAAGAAGGCAAGAAGCGAATGAAAGCAGTTGGAAACGTCGAGATTCCACAGGAAGCTTTTATGGCTGTACTGCGCATGGACGACAAGTAA
- a CDS encoding stage II sporulation protein P: protein MKQGQPHSRLMRIAASLVITLMAVFLCTSVLVSSGPSKTFSSRALANWTTTLSGGHFLKLMGTENRVFTEALPDEESHSFSLGSLFFAITTSINPDDPRSLLGRELPGFSLFDTTIHIAGEGTDYTSLPVESSPPDDLLASEQKAKQEALDRKKAEEEAAKKKEAEQANKADEDKVVDVYIGTTHTYESFFPELEIEDTENANKATHKEINMTMVADRLKQALEQHGIYAQVEERDVQATLVERGLGYEASYDVSREFIKSAKAENDDLMYFFDLHRDSIRRDKTTVTINGETFARPFFVVGQNYADFESNLQIANELHKKLEEIYPSLSRGVFKKSGASTNGRFNQDLFANSILLEVGGVDNSLEEAYRSIDAFAEVFADYYYNEKEGERE from the coding sequence ATGAAACAAGGCCAACCACATTCGCGCCTTATGCGTATTGCAGCTAGCTTGGTCATTACGTTGATGGCGGTCTTTCTTTGCACGAGTGTATTGGTGTCATCAGGGCCAAGCAAAACATTCTCTTCCCGTGCGCTCGCAAATTGGACAACCACGTTAAGCGGGGGACATTTCCTAAAGTTGATGGGCACAGAAAACCGCGTTTTTACGGAAGCGTTGCCTGACGAGGAAAGTCATTCGTTTTCGTTAGGCTCGTTGTTTTTTGCGATCACGACAAGCATCAACCCAGATGATCCAAGAAGCCTGCTTGGTCGTGAGCTTCCTGGTTTTTCATTGTTTGACACGACCATTCATATTGCCGGTGAAGGCACTGATTATACAAGTTTGCCTGTTGAATCATCGCCGCCAGACGATTTGCTCGCCAGCGAACAGAAAGCAAAACAAGAGGCGCTTGACCGTAAAAAGGCGGAAGAGGAAGCAGCGAAGAAAAAAGAAGCGGAGCAAGCAAACAAAGCGGACGAAGACAAAGTGGTCGATGTGTACATTGGCACAACCCATACGTATGAATCATTCTTTCCTGAATTGGAGATTGAGGATACAGAAAACGCCAATAAAGCGACGCACAAGGAGATCAATATGACAATGGTAGCGGATCGTTTAAAGCAAGCGTTGGAACAACATGGCATTTACGCGCAAGTAGAGGAGCGCGATGTCCAGGCAACGTTAGTGGAACGTGGATTAGGATATGAGGCTTCTTATGACGTTTCTCGTGAATTTATTAAGTCAGCTAAAGCTGAAAACGACGACTTAATGTATTTCTTTGACTTGCACAGGGATTCGATCCGAAGAGATAAAACAACGGTGACGATAAATGGCGAAACATTCGCGCGTCCATTCTTTGTCGTCGGCCAAAACTACGCTGATTTTGAATCGAATTTGCAAATTGCAAACGAGCTTCATAAAAAGCTAGAGGAAATTTACCCGTCATTAAGCCGAGGCGTCTTTAAAAAGAGTGGAGCAAGTACAAATGGGCGGTTTAACCAAGATTTGTTCGCCAATTCGATTTTGCTCGAAGTAGGTGGGGTCGACAATTCGCTTGAAGAAGCGTACCGTTCAATCGATGCGTTTGCTGAAGTGTTCGCTGATTACTACTATAACGAGAAAGAAGGGGAGAGGGAATGA
- the gpr gene encoding GPR endopeptidase, whose protein sequence is MPDLNMERFQIRTDLALEAHEMAVEEQREKTGEESSSAVTDVVVKEETVEGVKITTVEIGEEGAKRLNKRAGHYLTFEAQGIRKKDTALQDNIERIFAKEFAAFLRNKGIKDSDTCLVVGLGNWNVTPDALGPLAVEELLVTRHLFQLAPEEIEEGYRPVSALTPGVMGTTGIETSDIVFGVIEKTKPDFVVVIDALASRSIERVNTTIQVADTGIHPGSGVGNNRKAMNEETLGIPVIAIGIPTVVDAVTITSDAIDYVMKHLGKEMREGNKPSKRLAPAGMMFGEKRQLTDEDLPDEKGRQAIMGMVGGLEGPEKRQLIQEVLAPLGHNLMVTPKEIDVFIEDMAHVVAGGLNAALHGQVDQKNVGAYTY, encoded by the coding sequence ATGCCTGATTTAAATATGGAACGATTTCAAATTAGAACGGATTTAGCGCTTGAAGCGCACGAAATGGCGGTTGAAGAACAACGTGAAAAAACCGGTGAAGAAAGCTCAAGTGCGGTAACGGACGTAGTGGTAAAAGAGGAAACGGTGGAAGGCGTTAAAATTACCACTGTAGAAATAGGGGAGGAAGGGGCGAAACGGTTAAATAAACGTGCTGGCCATTACTTGACGTTTGAAGCGCAAGGAATAAGGAAAAAAGACACGGCCCTCCAAGACAACATCGAACGCATCTTTGCAAAAGAGTTTGCTGCTTTTTTACGCAATAAAGGAATTAAAGACTCGGACACTTGTTTAGTTGTTGGATTGGGCAATTGGAATGTGACACCTGATGCTCTAGGACCATTGGCGGTAGAAGAATTACTTGTTACTAGGCATTTGTTTCAATTGGCTCCCGAAGAAATAGAGGAGGGCTACCGACCAGTAAGTGCATTGACACCAGGCGTGATGGGGACGACTGGGATTGAAACAAGCGACATTGTTTTCGGCGTTATTGAAAAAACAAAACCAGACTTTGTCGTTGTCATTGACGCTCTTGCTTCTCGTTCCATTGAGCGGGTAAATACAACCATTCAAGTTGCAGATACAGGCATCCACCCAGGGAGTGGCGTCGGCAACAACCGCAAAGCAATGAACGAAGAAACACTGGGCATTCCCGTTATTGCAATCGGCATTCCTACGGTCGTAGACGCTGTGACGATTACGTCCGATGCGATTGATTATGTGATGAAACATTTGGGCAAAGAAATGCGTGAAGGCAATAAGCCGTCAAAAAGGCTAGCGCCAGCTGGGATGATGTTTGGCGAAAAGCGGCAATTAACCGATGAAGATTTGCCTGATGAAAAGGGCAGACAAGCCATTATGGGGATGGTCGGAGGGCTTGAAGGCCCTGAAAAGCGGCAATTGATCCAAGAAGTACTCGCTCCCCTTGGCCATAACTTAATGGTAACGCCAAAAGAAATAGACGTCTTTATTGAAGACATGGCCCATGTAGTGGCTGGCGGGCTAAATGCAGCTTTACATGGCCAAGTCGATCAAAAAAACGTCGGCGCTTATACTTACTAA
- the rpsT gene encoding 30S ribosomal protein S20 encodes MPNIKSAIKRVKTNEKRRAQNAAQKSALRTAVKHFETAAANGDVEKAQAAFVEASKKLDKAATKGLIHKNAASRQKSRLAKKLNGLSA; translated from the coding sequence ATGCCAAATATTAAATCTGCGATTAAACGTGTGAAAACAAACGAAAAACGCCGCGCGCAAAATGCTGCGCAAAAATCAGCGCTCCGCACAGCAGTGAAACATTTTGAAACTGCTGCAGCAAATGGGGATGTAGAAAAAGCGCAAGCTGCGTTTGTTGAAGCATCGAAAAAGCTTGATAAAGCCGCTACAAAAGGTCTTATCCATAAAAACGCTGCATCCCGTCAAAAATCGCGCCTAGCGAAAAAGTTGAACGGATTGTCTGCTTAA
- the holA gene encoding DNA polymerase III subunit delta, giving the protein MSIITEMKQLSSETMAPVYFLYGTERYLIEQFLQKASEALFAGEEGEMNDIRFRLQDTPLGEVVEEAETVPFFSTRKLVVIQDFYLATSQKVATKLEHDISALEAYLDSPAQETVLVVVAPYEKLDERKKITKKLKKQTSAIDVNPLDEKETFAWMEAIAKQEGVAIEQDAKQLLYKHTGPNLMLLHRELEKCMLYGEDGDPVTASIVDELVAETVEQSVFTVIDYTAKGRAGDAVRLYHQLLRQKEEPLAILALLTRQFRQFFQVKTRLAKGYTQKEMASQLKLHPYVVKLAMQQVKALTTTQLRQALIVCEETDYAIKTGQADKELAVELLLLRLAST; this is encoded by the coding sequence ATGAGCATCATTACGGAAATGAAGCAATTGTCGAGTGAGACAATGGCGCCGGTATACTTTTTGTATGGAACAGAACGTTACTTAATCGAGCAATTTTTACAAAAAGCAAGCGAAGCATTATTTGCAGGGGAAGAAGGCGAAATGAATGATATTCGCTTTCGCTTACAAGATACGCCACTAGGGGAAGTCGTCGAGGAAGCGGAGACTGTTCCGTTTTTCTCAACGCGGAAGCTTGTTGTGATTCAAGACTTTTATTTGGCAACTAGCCAGAAAGTAGCGACAAAACTGGAGCATGACATTTCCGCGTTGGAAGCCTATCTCGACTCGCCTGCACAAGAAACAGTGCTTGTCGTTGTCGCACCGTATGAAAAATTAGATGAACGCAAGAAAATCACCAAAAAATTAAAAAAACAAACGAGCGCCATCGATGTGAATCCATTAGATGAAAAGGAAACATTTGCGTGGATGGAGGCGATAGCTAAACAGGAGGGCGTTGCGATCGAGCAAGACGCGAAGCAATTGCTATATAAGCATACAGGGCCTAACTTGATGTTGTTGCACCGGGAATTGGAGAAGTGCATGTTGTATGGCGAAGACGGGGATCCAGTAACAGCAAGCATTGTCGACGAACTCGTAGCTGAGACGGTTGAACAAAGTGTATTTACTGTCATTGACTACACAGCGAAAGGACGCGCTGGTGACGCGGTCCGGCTTTACCACCAGCTGTTGCGGCAAAAAGAAGAGCCGCTGGCCATACTGGCGTTGTTGACGCGGCAGTTTCGGCAATTTTTCCAGGTGAAAACGAGGCTAGCTAAAGGGTACACGCAAAAAGAGATGGCGTCACAGCTTAAATTGCATCCTTATGTAGTAAAGCTCGCTATGCAGCAAGTCAAAGCGTTAACGACCACGCAATTAAGACAAGCCCTTATCGTTTGCGAAGAAACCGACTATGCCATTAAGACAGGGCAGGCCGATAAAGAGCTGGCCGTCGAGCTGTTGCTGCTGCGATTGGCGAGCACGTAA
- a CDS encoding YqzM family protein, whose translation MNKFEQDVQDKANDIVPSGIGFIASFAFFTIIFLIANIVDVASYY comes from the coding sequence ATGAACAAATTCGAACAGGACGTTCAAGATAAAGCAAATGACATCGTCCCTTCAGGTATCGGCTTTATTGCTTCATTTGCTTTTTTCACAATCATCTTCCTTATCGCCAATATTGTCGACGTGGCAAGCTATTACTAA
- a CDS encoding DNA internalization-related competence protein ComEC/Rec2 produces the protein MNRLCISLLTASAAVVFVLSSDVGVAGALLIGAIALLPAAWQSGRLATVAAFVLPLLLFASVATGHKKSNVSMLSGEETTFIVEVKETPRLDGNRLRMVVETTAGERLQLASRLQAESEQRLGKLLPGDHCHVNGKLSEPDPPRNRYAFDYSRYLYEQRIHWLLEAESGSFVCKRMDRLSLLTHLQAFRAQLLHEAVAAFPKEAGGIVLALTLGERFYVEEDVIEAYSTLGIIHLLAISGLHVGLVTGAAFFICIRIGLTRERAALFMLILLPIFAILAGAAPPVVRASAMAFVFFLFALHKWRVHPLFGFATIYFLYLLFDPYKLFQLGFQLSFFVSFALIFSAKTIQTANGGYLRQMCTVTTIAQFAGLPLIFFHFYEWSPLSLLLNLVYIPLVSFIVLPFSFLSLFSFVWLPEQVNLFIVLLESLLTFVHPAILKLSGSTFQLVLGKPPIWLVVAMYVALAFAFVHWQEQKWPLRFAFLPFVVCLIVGALAPYVQSKAVVTMIDVGQGDSFLIELPYRKGVYMIDTGGVAVYGEEEDWQQRKNTFDPGSDVIAPFLKAKGISKIDMLVLTHGDYDHIGGATGLLNEINVEQVIYPEGPIEKETEIELLENIDASPTNLHFTKANEVLAENWYVLHPPEGEHVKGNDGSVVLFAKIEGVTFLFTGDLEEAGEQRLIRSYPGMQADVLKVGHHGSLSSTTEPFISQVAPRYAFISAGAQNRFGHPHPEVVERLERANIVVWRTDIHGMVELTLSNGEIEAVETMLKP, from the coding sequence ATGAATCGCCTGTGCATCAGTTTGCTTACAGCGAGTGCAGCAGTTGTCTTCGTTTTAAGCAGCGATGTTGGCGTTGCTGGCGCTTTGCTTATAGGCGCAATCGCCCTCTTGCCAGCGGCTTGGCAGAGTGGGCGGCTAGCAACGGTGGCGGCATTTGTACTGCCGTTGCTTCTGTTTGCTAGTGTGGCGACTGGGCACAAAAAAAGCAACGTCAGCATGCTTTCAGGTGAAGAAACAACATTTATCGTAGAGGTAAAAGAAACACCTCGCCTTGATGGAAATCGCTTGAGGATGGTGGTTGAAACAACGGCCGGTGAGCGATTGCAACTAGCAAGCCGTTTGCAAGCAGAAAGCGAGCAACGTTTAGGTAAATTATTACCAGGAGACCATTGCCACGTAAATGGCAAGTTGAGCGAGCCAGACCCTCCACGCAACCGCTATGCATTTGATTATAGCCGCTATTTATACGAGCAACGAATCCACTGGCTGTTGGAGGCAGAGTCTGGATCTTTTGTATGCAAACGCATGGATAGGCTTTCGTTATTGACACACTTGCAGGCGTTTCGAGCACAATTGCTTCACGAGGCTGTTGCTGCCTTTCCAAAAGAAGCGGGAGGCATTGTGTTAGCGCTTACCCTTGGAGAGCGTTTCTATGTAGAAGAAGACGTGATTGAAGCTTACTCAACGCTTGGCATTATCCACTTGCTGGCGATCTCTGGCTTGCATGTTGGCTTGGTAACTGGAGCCGCTTTCTTTATCTGTATCCGCATCGGCTTGACGCGTGAGCGTGCCGCACTATTTATGCTTATTCTCTTGCCTATTTTTGCGATTCTCGCCGGGGCAGCGCCTCCGGTAGTACGCGCGTCTGCAATGGCATTTGTGTTTTTTCTGTTTGCCTTACACAAATGGCGAGTTCACCCCTTATTCGGTTTTGCCACGATCTATTTTCTCTATCTGTTGTTTGATCCTTACAAACTATTCCAACTCGGTTTTCAACTTTCGTTTTTTGTATCGTTTGCTCTGATTTTCTCGGCTAAAACAATTCAAACCGCAAACGGGGGGTATTTGCGGCAAATGTGCACGGTCACAACAATTGCCCAGTTTGCCGGATTGCCGCTTATCTTTTTCCATTTCTACGAATGGTCTCCTTTAAGCCTTCTCCTAAACCTTGTGTATATTCCACTCGTTTCTTTTATCGTTCTTCCCTTTAGTTTCCTCTCTCTGTTTTCGTTTGTATGGCTTCCTGAGCAAGTGAATCTGTTTATTGTATTGCTCGAATCGCTTTTGACGTTTGTTCATCCTGCAATTCTTAAGCTAAGTGGATCTACTTTTCAGCTTGTGCTTGGGAAACCTCCGATATGGCTTGTAGTTGCGATGTATGTCGCCCTAGCTTTTGCTTTTGTCCATTGGCAGGAACAAAAATGGCCTTTGCGGTTCGCCTTTTTGCCTTTTGTTGTATGTTTGATCGTTGGTGCTTTAGCGCCTTATGTTCAGTCAAAAGCAGTTGTGACGATGATTGATGTCGGCCAAGGCGATAGTTTTTTGATTGAGCTTCCTTACCGAAAAGGGGTTTATATGATCGACACTGGGGGAGTGGCAGTTTATGGCGAGGAAGAAGACTGGCAACAACGGAAAAACACGTTTGACCCAGGAAGTGATGTGATTGCTCCTTTTTTAAAAGCGAAAGGCATCAGCAAAATAGACATGCTTGTTTTAACACATGGCGATTACGACCATATTGGCGGGGCAACTGGATTGTTGAATGAAATCAATGTTGAACAGGTTATTTATCCGGAAGGGCCAATTGAAAAGGAGACTGAAATCGAGCTCCTTGAAAACATTGATGCATCGCCAACGAATCTCCATTTTACGAAAGCAAACGAGGTGCTTGCTGAGAATTGGTATGTGTTGCATCCGCCAGAGGGAGAACATGTTAAAGGAAATGACGGTTCTGTCGTGTTATTTGCTAAAATTGAAGGGGTAACGTTTTTATTCACTGGAGATTTGGAAGAGGCAGGAGAACAGAGGCTTATTCGCTCGTATCCCGGCATGCAGGCGGATGTGCTAAAAGTTGGCCATCATGGCAGTTTATCGTCTACGACAGAACCGTTTATTAGCCAAGTGGCGCCGCGCTATGCATTCATCTCGGCAGGGGCACAAAACCGCTTTGGCCACCCTCACCCTGAAGTGGTTGAGCGGCTAGAAAGGGCGAATATCGTCGTGTGGCGAACAGACATACATGGAATGGTTGAACTTACGCTTAGCAATGGAGAAATTGAGGCGGTGGAAACGATGCTAAAACCGTAA
- a CDS encoding ComE operon protein 2 codes for MERISWDQYFLAQSKLLSLRSTCPRLKVGATIVRDKRIIAGGYNGSVSGSDHCLDKGCYVVDNHCIRTVHAEVNALLQCAKFGVPTAGAEIYITHFPCIHCTKSLIQAGIARVYYAKDYKNHPYAEELFSEAGIPCIEVELDEAAIDQQFHEKLALTTALLQEIERLGASEEELDAYVKRTKNLYFSASSDEPEEK; via the coding sequence ATGGAACGTATTTCATGGGATCAATATTTTTTAGCGCAAAGCAAATTGCTTTCGCTGCGAAGCACATGCCCACGTTTAAAGGTAGGCGCAACAATTGTGAGAGACAAGCGGATTATTGCTGGTGGCTACAACGGATCTGTTTCCGGGTCGGACCATTGTCTTGATAAAGGCTGTTATGTAGTCGACAACCATTGTATCCGTACCGTTCATGCAGAGGTAAATGCGTTGCTGCAATGCGCCAAATTTGGTGTGCCAACCGCTGGCGCGGAAATTTACATTACACATTTTCCTTGCATCCATTGTACCAAATCGCTGATTCAAGCTGGCATTGCCCGCGTCTATTATGCAAAGGACTATAAAAACCATCCTTATGCAGAAGAGTTGTTCAGCGAAGCGGGCATTCCATGCATAGAAGTGGAGCTAGACGAAGCGGCTATTGATCAACAGTTCCACGAGAAGCTTGCCTTAACAACAGCACTCCTACAAGAAATTGAACGGTTAGGGGCAAGCGAAGAAGAATTGGATGCCTATGTAAAGCGAACAAAGAACTTGTATTTCTCAGCAAGCAGTGATGAGCCAGAAGAAAAATGA